The genomic interval GTGGCCTGCCCCTCCTGAGAGATGCCCTCGCGCCGCAGCACCTGGCGCACCGTCCGGCCCAGAATCCGGAGGTCGAGCCGCAGGCTGGGGTGATCGACGTACCAGACGTCCAGCCGGAAGCGCTCCTCCCACGATATGGCGTTGCGGCCGTTGACCTGGGCCCAGCCGGTGAGGCCGGGTCGCACCTCGTGGCGGCGGGCCTGTTCGGGCGTGTAGCGGTCCAGGTATTCCATCAGCAGGGGACGCGGCCCCACCAGACTCATGTCCCCCCGCAAGACGTTGAACAGCTCGGGCAGCTCGTCGAGCGAGGTGGCCCGCAGGCGGCGCCCGAAGGCGGTGAGGCGCTCGCCGTCGGGCAGCGGGCGGCCCCCCGCGCCCGTGGCCTCGCGCATGGTGCGGAACTTGTACAGGGTGAAGGGTCGGCCGTGCAGGCCGGGACGCCGCTGCCGGAAGAGGACGGGCGGGCCCAGGTGGCGGCGCACGAGCAGCGCCACGGCGGCCAGGACCGGGGAGAGCACGATCAGCCCCAGGGCCGAGCCCACGAGGTCGAACCCGCGCTTGAGCCGGGCCCTCATGCCAGCTCGAAGGCCCGCAACATCTGGGCATTGACGAGGTGCACGTCGTAGCGTGCGCGCACGAGGTCGAGGCTGGCCTGTCCCATCCGCCCGGCGAGCGCGGGGTCCTCCAGGAAGCGCGCCATCGCCCCCGCGAGCGCCGCCGCGTCGCCGGGGGGCACCAGGAAGCCGTTGACGCCCTCCACCACGGTCTCGCGGCAGCCTGGCGTGTCGGAGG from Deinococcus aestuarii carries:
- a CDS encoding sugar transferase — translated: MRARLKRGFDLVGSALGLIVLSPVLAAVALLVRRHLGPPVLFRQRRPGLHGRPFTLYKFRTMREATGAGGRPLPDGERLTAFGRRLRATSLDELPELFNVLRGDMSLVGPRPLLMEYLDRYTPEQARRHEVRPGLTGWAQVNGRNAISWEERFRLDVWYVDHPSLRLDLRILGRTVRQVLRREGISQEGQATMEYFRGSER